In Brassica rapa cultivar Chiifu-401-42 chromosome A06, CAAS_Brap_v3.01, whole genome shotgun sequence, a single window of DNA contains:
- the LOC103827829 gene encoding multiple organellar RNA editing factor 4, mitochondrial, with the protein MAAMLSHRLRRVLLALPSSFHRSFTPTRASHFPHVSSLLRQTLAVKQPTELTQSPARLLSTTQYQYDPYTGEDSFTPDNEGCDFNHWLITMDFPKENPPSREEMISIFEQTCAKGLGLSLEEAKKKIYAICTTSYQGFQATMSIGEVEKFRDLPGVQYIIPDSYVDVENKVYGGDKYEDGVITPGPVPVPTKEGFDSLEKESASEEDKSQEAQKQPDQELTSGQVLDQESEKPPEQRFFKQDQESRMPPEQERSFKQNQGTLTPIQWRPTPRQWKGRGEVSTSRQGPSFQWSFNRDQGNPTLGQRQVQGNQIPSFQGSFNQGQGTPFVGKVQDQESQTPSSQRSYNQGQGTPMSGQGQGSQAPSYHMGYSQGQGAQAPPYQGSPSSYGQGAVANYNQGPPQGNFSQGTHENYNQMGRGNNTLQSGGNYGPSQGAGSPGFGHGQGQGGGQLLSPYQGSYNQGQGTPMSGQGQGGQIPSYQIGYGQGHGAQVPPYQVNYNHGTPGNNGQWAFVNYNQGPPHCNFLQGPHQNYNQGGQWNYSPPNGVNYGPPQFGNQMPQYQLSYNQGQGTPFPGQWQCPGCGMLLYQGSYNQGQGTPNHGQWQGQGFAKMPSYQASYSHSQGASVPPHQGTPSSSGQGTSANFNQGVPVNYNQKGEGNYNLQSGGSYGITNTHGSAGFSGQGQNQTFRQENQRNVAGDWSNNSNPKDPIETGKIPH; encoded by the exons ATGGCCGCCATGCTCTCCCACCGTCTCCGGCGAGTTCTCCTCGCCTTACCTTCCTCTTTCCATCGATCCTTCACTCCAACTCGCGCCTCCCATTTCCCTCACGTATCGTCTCTGTTACGGCAAACCCTGGCGGTGAAGCAACCAACGGAGCTTACTCAATCTCCGGCGAGATTGCTCTCAACGACACAGTATCAGTACGATCCTTACACCGGAGAAGACTCGTTCACGCCAGATAACGAAGGATGCGACTTCAACCATTGGCTAATCACAATGGACTTCCCAAAGGAGAATCCTCCGTCTAGAGAAGAAATGATCTCCATCTTCGAGCAGACCTGCGCTAAAGGGCTTGGTCTAAG CTTGGAAGAAGCTAAGAAGAAGATATATGCAATTTGCACAACTAGTTACCAAGGCTTTCAAGCGACTATGTCTATAGGAGAAGTTGAGAAGTTTAGAG ATTTGCCTGGGGTTCAGTATATTATTCCTGATTCTTATGTTGATGTTGAGAACAAGGTGTATGGAG GAGACAAATACGAGGATGGTGTGATTACACCTGGTCCAGTTCCTGTCCCCACTAAAGAAGGATTTGATTCTTTAGAGAAGGAGAGTGCTTCGGAAGAAGATAAATCTCAGGAAGCTCAAAAGCAGCCAGATCAGGAGCTAACCTCAGGACAAGTGCTAGATCAGGAAAGTGAAAAGCCTCCAGAGCAGAGATTTTTCAAGCAAGATCAAGAAAGTCGAATGCCTCCAGAGCAAGAGAGGAGTTTCAAACAAAACCAAGGAACTTTGACTCCAATACAATGGCGACCGACCCCAAGACAATGGAAAGGTCGAGGTGAAGTGTCAACCTCAAGACAAGGGCCTTCATTTCAGTGGAGTTTCAATCGAGATCAAGGAAATCCCACCTTAGGACAAAGGCAGGTTCAAGGTAATCAGATACCTTCGTTTCAAGGGAGTTTCAATCAAGGCCAAGGAACTCCGTTCGTAGGAAAAGTGCAAGATCAAGAAAGTCAAACGCCTTCATCTCAAAGGAGTTATAACCAAGGCCAGGGAACACCAATGTCAGGGCAAGGTCAGGGAAGTCAAGCACCCTCCTATCATATGGGTTATAGCCAAGGACAGGGAGCTCAGGCGCCTCCATATCAAGGATCACCAAGCAGTTACGGTCAAGGAGCAGTGGCGAACTACAACCAAGGGCCACCACAAGGAAACTTTAGCCAAGGGACACATGAAAATTACAACCAAATGGGCAGAGGGAATAACACTCTGCAAAGTGGTGGAAACTATGGTCCTTCACAAGGAGCAGGAAGTCCAGGATTTGGACACGGGCAAGGTCAAGGAGGAGGTCAGTTATTGTCTCCATATCAAGGGAGTTACAACCAAGGCCAGGGAACTCCAATGTCAGGACAAGGGCAAGGAGGTCAAATACCTTCATATCAGATTGGTTACGGCCAAGGCCATGGAGCTCAGGTGCCTCCATACCAAGTAAACTACAACCATGGAACACCAGGAAATAATGGTCAATGGGCGTTTGTGAACTACAACCAAGGGCCACCACATTGTAACTTTCTCCAAGGGCCACATCAAAATTACAACCAAGGAGGTCAGTGGAATTACAGTCCACCTAATGGTGTAAACTATGGTCCTCCACAGTTTGGAAATCAAATGCCCCAATATCAGTTGAGTTACAATCAAGGTCAAGGAACTCCATTCCCTGGACAATGGCAATGTCCAGGATGTGGAATGCTTTTGTATCAGGGGAGTTATAATCAAGGCCAAGGCACACCAAATCATGGACAATGGCAAGGTCAAGGATTTGCAAAAATGCCTTCATATCAAGCGAGTTATAGTCACAGCCAAGGAGCATCGGTGCCTCCACACCAAGGAACACCAAGCAGTTCCGGTCAAGGGACATCTGCAAACTTCAACCAAGGGGTTCCGGTGAACTATAACCAAAAGGGGGAAGGGAATTACAATCTGCAAAGTGGAGGAAGCTATGGTATTACTAATACACATGGATCCGCAGGGTTTTCTGGACAAGGACAGAATCAAACATTTCGACAGGAGAATCAAAGAAATGTAGCAGGTGATTGGAGCAACAACAGTAATCCTAAAGACCCAATTGAAACCGGCAAA ATTCCGCATTGA
- the LOC103827828 gene encoding protein OSB3, chloroplastic/mitochondrial isoform X1: MYLVSRTLTRALCSSLHHSRAAKLPTRKWAISHQIRLYTAIRAAESSEDVTAEKELARPTVIEYKPEIAKQVNLTGFVDQPVQFKCYSDGKSWAGTVISQRSGLKSSDFWIPIIFEGELAKIAAHHVKKDDRIHISGKLFIDSPPATVTYPQSNVQIMVQNLNFVEGAIPPQIEEMSFPPSDIEELSTKKQTSRTMKVQVMVEESSDDLKHLLQNPKELLDLVNAPEAEEISIPLPELEELSTKKQPARSKKVIVLDEGTSNPWNHLLENPKEWLDYRGSKASGLVKPKHPDFKGKVGGGLSLWLNDAPDWVLQKLNELEFDVFLPKGKLKQLKGEEFWKDLVQNPDKWYDNRSRKTNMKAPDFKHKESGEALWMTDSPTWVLSKLPPLKKNQEQPLMPNTISTPTSKQVKREESWKDLVQNPDKWYDNRSRKTNAKAPDFKHKESGEALWMTDSPTWVLSKLPPLKTNQEQPLMANTVSQPTLKKQKREELWKDLVQNPDKWWDNRLKRTNAKAPDFKHKENGEALWLDNSPTWVLSKLPPLNEEIPDRT; the protein is encoded by the exons ATGTATTTGGTTTCTCGGACGTTGACAAGAGCTCTCTGCTCCTCACTTCACCACTCGAGAGCTGCCAAACTCCCTACTCGAAAATGGGCGATCTCTCACCAAATCCGCTTATACACAGCCATCCGCGCGGCGGAATCATCGGAGGATGTTACGGCGGAGAAAGAGTTGGCTCGGCCGACGGTGATTGAGTACAAACCGGAAATAGCGAAACAGGTTAACCTAACCGGGTTCGTGGATCAACCGGTTCAATTTAAGTGTTACTCCGACGGAAAGTCCTGGGCTGGGACGGTTATCTCTCAACGCTCCGGTTTAAAATCATCTGATTtctg GATTCCGATTATATTCGAAGGTGAATTAGCTAAAATAGCAGCTCACCATGTAAAGAAAGATGATCGGATTCATATCTCCGGGAAGCTCTTTATAGATTCACCTCCTGCCACTGTCACCTATCCTCAATCCAATGTCCAG ATTATGGTTCAGAATCTCAACTTTGTAGAGGGTGCGATCCCACCCCAAATAGAAGAAATGAGCTTCCCACCATCTGATATAGAAGAACTCAGCACCAAGAAACAGACTT caAGAACAATGAAGGTTCAAGTCATGGTTGAAGAAAGCTCTGATGATTTGAAGCATCTACTTCAAAATCCTAAAGAGTTGTTGGATTTGGTAAACGCACCTGAGGCAGAAGAAATCAGCATCCCATTGCCTGAATTAGAAGAACTCAGCACCAAGAAGCAGCCTG CAAGATCTAAGAAGGTTATAGTCTTGGATGAAGGGACCTCTAATCCTTGGAATCATCTACTTGAAAATCCTAAAGAGTGGTTGGACTATCGTGGGAGTAAAGCCAGCGGATTG GTGAAACCTAAACATCCTGACTTTAAGGGCAAGGTTGGTGGTGGTCTTTCTCTGTGGCTTAACGATGCTCCGGATTGGGTTTTACAAAAACTCAATGAGCTTGAGTTTGATGTTTTTCTCCCTAAAGGAAAATTGAAACAACTTAAAG GTGAGGAATTTTGGAAGGACTTGGTTCAGAACCCCGATAAATGGTATGACAACAGATCAagaaag ACAAACATGAAAGCCCCTGACTTCAAGCATAAAGAGAGTGGTGAGGCACTGTGGATGACTGACTCTCCTACTTGGGTATTGTCAAAATTGCCGCCTCTaaagaagaatcaagaacaaCCTCTCATGCCTAATACTATCTCAACGCCAACATCCAAACAAGTTAAAA GAGAGGAATCTTGGAAGGACTTGGTTCAGAACCCTGATAAATGGTATGACAACAGATCAAGAAAG ACAAACGCTAAAGCCCCTGACTTTAAGCATAAAGAGAGTGGTGAAGCACTGTGGATGACCGACTCTCCTACTTGGGTACTGTCAAAGTTACCACCTCTAAAGACGAATCAAGAACAACCTCTAATGGCCAATACAGTCTCCCAGCCAACATTGAAAAAACAGAAAA GAGAGGAGCTTTGGAAGGACTTGGTTCAGAATCCAGACAAATGGTGGGACAACAGATTAAAAAGG ACAAACGCGAAAGCTCCTGATTTCAAGCATAAGGAGAATGGTGAAGCTCTGTGGTTGGACAATTCTCCAACTTGGGTATTGTCAAAGTTACCACCACTAAATGAAGAAATACCAGACCGGACCTAA
- the LOC103827827 gene encoding probable polygalacturonase At3g15720 produces MCSSGGSNKTLLIPSDNTFLLQPLVFQGPCNSPSVQVKLEGKIVAPLNKAAWSDFKSYEWVSFNKIIGLTVLGSGTINGRGSSFWEANMSASKRPTQLYFEGCNNLEINGIASLDSPRNHISIHNCTQVKITQIKLIAPGDSPNTDGIDISTSTDVEIYDTIVGTGDDCVALNSGSININITRMQCGPGHGISVGSLGKDGEESIVENVQVTNCTFNETNNGARIKTWPNGKGYARNIVFMDITLTETKNPIIIDQQYIDKGRIDVEESSAVAISNVTFTNFHGTSGQDEIIKIDCSEVTYCKDIVLDRINITTVDGNKPIVECSNAYGNSTNAYDGCLKTQ; encoded by the exons ATGTGCAGTAGTGGTGGGAGTAATAAAACCCTCCTTATTCCTTCAGATAATACATTTTTACTACAACCTCTAGTGTTTCAAGGTCCTTGTAACTCTCCATCTGTACAAGTTAAG TTGGAAGGAAAGATTGTCGCCCCTCTTAACAAAGCAGCATGGTCAGACTTTAAGTCATATGAATGGGtcagttttaataaaatcatcGGTCTAACGGTCCTTGGTTCAGGAACAATCAATGGACGTGGTTCATCTTTCTGGGag GCCAATATGTCAGCTTCTAAACGCCCTACT CAATTGTATTTTGAAGGATGCAATAATCTTGAAATAAATGGAATAGCCTCACTCGATAGCCCGAGAAACCATATCTCAATCCACAATTGCACACAAGTGAAAATCACGCAAATAAAACTTATTGCGCCTGGTGATAGTCCTAACACCGATGGAATTGATATTTCAACATCAACTGATGTAGAAATATATGACACTATCGTTGGAACTG GAGATGATTGTGTAGCTTTAAACAGTGGAAGTATAAATATCAACATCACAAGGATGCAATGTGGTCCTGGACATGGAATAAG TGTGGGAAGTTTAGGAAAAGACGGAGAAGAATCTATAGTTGAGAACGTCCAAGTGACCAACTGCACTTTCAATGAGACGAACAATGGAGCGAGAATTAAGACATGGCCG AATGGAAAAGGATATGCAAGGAATATAGTTTTCATGGATATCACGCTTACTGAAACCAAAAATCCAATTATAATCGATCAACAGTATATAGACAAGGGACGTATTGACGTAGAG GAATCATCAGCAGTGGCAATTAGCAACGTGACATTCACGAATTTTCATGGAACGTCAGGACAAGATGAGATTATAAAGATAGATTGCAGCGAAGTCACATATTGCAAAGATATTGTTCTAGATAGAATTAATATTACTACGGTGGATGGAAATAAGCCAATAGTTGAATGCAGTAACGCATATGGAAATTCGACCAATGCTTATGATGGTTGCTTGAAGACACAATAG
- the LOC103827828 gene encoding protein OSB3, chloroplastic/mitochondrial isoform X2 — protein MYLVSRTLTRALCSSLHHSRAAKLPTRKWAISHQIRLYTAIRAAESSEDVTAEKELARPTVIEYKPEIAKQVNLTGFVDQPVQFKCYSDGKSWAGTVISQRSGLKSSDFWIPIIFEGELAKIAAHHVKKDDRIHISGKLFIDSPPATVTYPQSNVQIMVQNLNFVEGAIPPQIEEMSFPPSDIEELSTKKQTSRTMKVQVMVEESSDDLKHLLQNPKELLDLVNAPEAEEISIPLPELEELSTKKQPARSKKVIVLDEGTSNPWNHLLENPKEWLDYRGSKASGLVKPKHPDFKGKVGGGLSLWLNDAPDWVLQKLNELEFDVFLPKGKLKQLKGEEFWKDLVQNPDKWYDNRSRKTNAKAPDFKHKESGEALWMTDSPTWVLSKLPPLKTNQEQPLMANTVSQPTLKKQKREELWKDLVQNPDKWWDNRLKRTNAKAPDFKHKENGEALWLDNSPTWVLSKLPPLNEEIPDRT, from the exons ATGTATTTGGTTTCTCGGACGTTGACAAGAGCTCTCTGCTCCTCACTTCACCACTCGAGAGCTGCCAAACTCCCTACTCGAAAATGGGCGATCTCTCACCAAATCCGCTTATACACAGCCATCCGCGCGGCGGAATCATCGGAGGATGTTACGGCGGAGAAAGAGTTGGCTCGGCCGACGGTGATTGAGTACAAACCGGAAATAGCGAAACAGGTTAACCTAACCGGGTTCGTGGATCAACCGGTTCAATTTAAGTGTTACTCCGACGGAAAGTCCTGGGCTGGGACGGTTATCTCTCAACGCTCCGGTTTAAAATCATCTGATTtctg GATTCCGATTATATTCGAAGGTGAATTAGCTAAAATAGCAGCTCACCATGTAAAGAAAGATGATCGGATTCATATCTCCGGGAAGCTCTTTATAGATTCACCTCCTGCCACTGTCACCTATCCTCAATCCAATGTCCAG ATTATGGTTCAGAATCTCAACTTTGTAGAGGGTGCGATCCCACCCCAAATAGAAGAAATGAGCTTCCCACCATCTGATATAGAAGAACTCAGCACCAAGAAACAGACTT caAGAACAATGAAGGTTCAAGTCATGGTTGAAGAAAGCTCTGATGATTTGAAGCATCTACTTCAAAATCCTAAAGAGTTGTTGGATTTGGTAAACGCACCTGAGGCAGAAGAAATCAGCATCCCATTGCCTGAATTAGAAGAACTCAGCACCAAGAAGCAGCCTG CAAGATCTAAGAAGGTTATAGTCTTGGATGAAGGGACCTCTAATCCTTGGAATCATCTACTTGAAAATCCTAAAGAGTGGTTGGACTATCGTGGGAGTAAAGCCAGCGGATTG GTGAAACCTAAACATCCTGACTTTAAGGGCAAGGTTGGTGGTGGTCTTTCTCTGTGGCTTAACGATGCTCCGGATTGGGTTTTACAAAAACTCAATGAGCTTGAGTTTGATGTTTTTCTCCCTAAAGGAAAATTGAAACAACTTAAAG GTGAGGAATTTTGGAAGGACTTGGTTCAGAACCCCGATAAATGGTATGACAACAGATCAagaaag ACAAACGCTAAAGCCCCTGACTTTAAGCATAAAGAGAGTGGTGAAGCACTGTGGATGACCGACTCTCCTACTTGGGTACTGTCAAAGTTACCACCTCTAAAGACGAATCAAGAACAACCTCTAATGGCCAATACAGTCTCCCAGCCAACATTGAAAAAACAGAAAA GAGAGGAGCTTTGGAAGGACTTGGTTCAGAATCCAGACAAATGGTGGGACAACAGATTAAAAAGG ACAAACGCGAAAGCTCCTGATTTCAAGCATAAGGAGAATGGTGAAGCTCTGTGGTTGGACAATTCTCCAACTTGGGTATTGTCAAAGTTACCACCACTAAATGAAGAAATACCAGACCGGACCTAA